One genomic region from Pararge aegeria chromosome 24, ilParAegt1.1, whole genome shotgun sequence encodes:
- the LOC120634484 gene encoding endothelin-converting enzyme homolog isoform X2, whose protein sequence is MPTLHLKPGLTMARYKKTGFMDDDAGSVSSIQLNEGVRSGGTHIRYHMGVSYIGWHQRTKLERVLLVTTAVLLVATLLTTAVLLTMRGPSYIPVPPCYQPEPKESDVCLSGSCIYTASEVIRALDETQNPCEDFYDFACGGWIRNNPIPEGKSSWGIFSKIELQNQLIIRSAIEKVNITSSSDAEGKARVYYDACIDTNETIEKLGEKPLTSIIKKLGGWHILPSTMVKQHKWDLQKLLQDVQNTYNLGGLFNWAVTEDDRNSSKHVIVLDQGGLNLPTRDNYLNKTAHKKVLDAYLDYMTRICVLLGANKTEAREQMSKVIKFETDLANITIPSEDRRDEEGLYNPYTIQQWQKVAPFLNWSVFFNDAFKLVNRKISDNETIVVYAPEYFKNLTKVLRRYSKTEEDQRTVTSYMMWQVSRSLSTYLSKSFRDATKILRKALFGSEGTEESWRYCVTDTNNAIGFAVGAMFVREVFHGEAKTQGEIMIDNIRSAFKKHLKNLEWMDAETREAAEIKADAITDMIGFPDYILHRDELDKQYEELEVKPNEYFENNIAFNVFSLKHDLRKLDQPVNKTKWGMTPSTVNAYYTPTKNQIVFPAGILQLPFYDGDNPKSVNYGAMGVVMGHELTHAFDDQGREYDRFGNLNRWWNNATIARFKNRTQCIQKQYSNYMMEGQHLNGKQTLGENIADNGGLKASFHAYLEYSKNAKLNLTLPGLKYNHRQLFFISFAQVWCSAMTKESTKMQIEKDDHTVAKFRVIGPISNLREFSEEFHCPVGSKMNPKQKCEVW, encoded by the exons ggTGTTTCTTACATAGGATGGCATCAACGGACGAAGCTGGAAAGAGTTCTGCTCGTTACGACTGCTGTTCTCCTGGTAGCTACTCTCCTCACCACTGCAGTGTTGCTGACGATGCGGGGCCCGTCATACATACCCGTACCACCCTGCTACCAACCTGAGCCAAAAG AAAGCGACGTCTGTCTATCCGGTTCCTGTATTTACACGGCCAGCGAGGTGATCAGAGCGCTGGATGAAACACAGAATCCTTGCGAGGACTTCTACGACTTCGCATGCGGTGGATGGATAAGAAACAATCCGATACCGGAAGGGAAGTCCAGTTGGGGCATCTTCAGTAAGATCGAACTGCAAAACCAGCTTATCATCAGATCTGCAATTG AAAAGGTGAACATAACCAGCTCTTCAGACGCAGAAGGCAAAGCTCGGGTGTACTACGATGCCTGTATAGATACAAACGAGACTATAGAGAAATTGGGAGAGAAACCTCTGACCAGCATCATAAAGAAGCTTGGAGGCTGGCACATACTGCCCAGTACTATGGTGAAGCAGCATAAATGGGACCTACAGAAGTTGCTGCAAGACGTACAAAATAC gtATAATTTGGGTGGTCTTTTCAATTGGGCTGTTACAGAGGATGATAGAAATTCTTCTAAACACGTCATTGTT CTTGACCAAGGAGGTCTTAATCTACCAACTCGCGACAACTATTTAAACAAAACAGCGCACAAGAAAGTCCTAGACGCATATTTGGACTATATGACCAGAATATGTGTGCTGCTTGGAGCAAACAAAACTGAAGCGCGAGAACAAATGAGCAAAGTGATCAAATTTGAAACCGATCTTGCAAATATAACTATACCTTCGGAAGATAGAAGGGATGAAGAAGGATTGTACAATCCTTACACAATTCAACAGTGGCAGAAGGTAGCGCCGTTTCTCAATTGGTCCGTCTTCTTCAATGATGCATTTAAACTTGTGAATCGAAAG ATTTCCGACAATGAAACAATAGTTGTATACGCTCCTGAATATTTCAAGAATCTGACCAAAGTCCTAAGGCGATACAGTAAAACAGAAGAAGACCAAAG GACTGTCACAAGCTACATGATGTGGCAAGTGTCCAGATCTCTATCTACGTACTTATCAAAATCCTTCCGCGACGCCACTAAGATATTGAGAAAAGCGCTGTTCGGATCCGAAGGCACTGAAGAATCTTGGAGATACTGTGTCACTGATACTAATAATGCTATTG GGTTTGCAGTTGGAGCTATGTTTGTGCGAGAGGTATTCCATGGTGAAGCCAAGACCCAAGGTGAAATCATGATCGACAATATAAGATCGGCTTTCAAGAAACATTTGAAGAATTTGGAATGGATGGACGCAGAGACGAGGGAAGCGGCGGAAATAAAAGCTGATGCAATTACTGATATGATAG gtTTTCCCGACTACATCCTGCATAGAGATGAGTTAGATAAGCAATACGAGGAACTGGAGGTAAAGCCGAATGAATACTTCGAGAACAATATCGCATTCAACGTTTTCAGCCTAAAGCATGATCTAAGGAAGTTGGATCAACCTGTTAATAAGACTAAATGGG GCATGACACCATCAACAGTCAACGCTTACTACACCCCAACGAAAAACCAGATTGTATTCCCAGCTGGTATCCTCCAACTGCCGTTTTATGATGGGGATAATCCTAAGAGCGTGAACTATGGTGCCATGGGTGTTGTGATGGGACACGAGTTGACCCATGCTTTCGACGACCAAGGTCGAGAGTATGATAG ATTCGGCAATCTAAACCGATGGTGGAACAACGCAACCATAGCGCGTTTCAAGAACCGCACACAGTGTATACAGAAGCAGTACTCTAACTATATGATGGAGGGACAGCATTTAAATGGAAAGCAGACTCTTG GTGAGAACATAGCAGACAACGGCGGTCTCAAGGCCTCTTTCCACGCTTATTTAGAATACAGCAAGAACGCTAAATTAAATCTAACTCTACCGGGACTTAAGTACAATCATCGGCAGCTATTCTTCATATCTTTTGCTCAG GTATGGTGTTCAGCAATGACCAAAGAATCAACAAAGATGCAAATTGAAAAAGACGATCATACCGTAGCAAAGTTCCGCGTCATCGGACCAATATCGAACCTTCGAGAGTTTTCCGAAGAATTCCACTGTCCTGTGGGATCCAAGATGAATCCTAAGCAGAAATGTGAAGTATGGTAG